In Oxobacter pfennigii, the DNA window CCGGCAGCGTTTCGGTCTTCATGCGGGTGACGCCGACCAGCATAAGCGTTGCTCCAAACTCCCCTAAAGCTCTGGACCATACTAATATAACCATCATAAGAACTGAAGATAAGCACAGGGGAAGGGTTATGGTAGTAAACCTTTCTAAGCGGGATGCTCCTAAGCTTCCTGCAATAAATTCCAGGCGGGCATCCACCAAATCAATGGCTGCCCTCATTAAGTGCACGGCAAAGGGAAGATTGACAAAAATCTGAGCCATAATAATACCATTTTTATCAAATACAACCTTTAGGCCCAAGTCCTTTAAAGCCCTTCCGAAATCAGAGGAAAATACAATTAAGAGGCATAAGCCCAATACCAGGTAGGGAAGGGACAGAGGAAGCTCTATTATAATTTGAAGGGTCTTTTTAAAGGGCAGGGATGTTCTTGTCAGGGCATATGCTGCCGGAACGGCAAGGATTACGCAAATAACCGTTGATACACTTGCAGTATAAATGCTGAGTAAAATTGCATGGCGTATCTCATCGGATAAAAGGGCCTTCTTTAAATAAGGCGCTCCTCCTAAGACTATGGTTAAAAGAGCTGATATTATAAAGAAAGCGATGGCTGCCGCAATGA includes these proteins:
- a CDS encoding ABC transporter permease, giving the protein MKRKSTLNLFDITAIIIAAAIAFFIISALLTIVLGGAPYLKKALLSDEIRHAILLSIYTASVSTVICVILAVPAAYALTRTSLPFKKTLQIIIELPLSLPYLVLGLCLLIVFSSDFGRALKDLGLKVVFDKNGIIMAQIFVNLPFAVHLMRAAIDLVDARLEFIAGSLGASRLERFTTITLPLCLSSVLMMVILVWSRALGEFGATLMLVGVTRMKTETLPASIYLNISTGDNGMAMAAAIIILIIAAVSLTITTVLRKYTGIKSRISEVVL